Proteins encoded within one genomic window of Glycine soja cultivar W05 chromosome 1, ASM419377v2, whole genome shotgun sequence:
- the LOC114411093 gene encoding uncharacterized protein LOC114411093 yields the protein MEETLVPKRPREEAQVERGLDFEEDYSSSKRHKPYNHILSLLDSEEEDSTQDLSPLMTTLQQEITCASKNTQDALLVCPTQENDQNTLTISSLEDNNATTSQVLKEEEENDKERVMRHLLQASDDELGIPNSGDGLWGFEDNEFTSGDGFSSLCDKMWELEDERANYYDFLQSELFLGGGGI from the coding sequence ATGGAGGAAACTTTGGTGCCAAAGAGGCCTAGAGAAGAAGCCCAAGTGGAAAGAGGCTTGGACTTTGAAGAAGATTACTCCTCCTCAAAGAGGCACAAGCCATACAACCACATCCTATCCCTTCTTGATTCGGAGGAAGAGGACTCAACACAAGACCTCTCCCCTCTCATGACAACCCTCCAACAAGAAATCACTTGTGCCTCGAAAAATACCCAAGATGCCCTTTTAGTGTGCCCAACTCAAGAAAATGACCAAAACACCCTCACGATCAGTAGTTTAGAGGACAATAATGCAACAACCTCACAAGTTTtgaaggaagaggaagagaatgaCAAGGAGAGGGTCATGAGACACCTCCTTCAAGCCTCTGATGATGAACTTGGGATTCCAAATAGTGGGGATGGGTTATGGGGTTTTGAAGATAATGAATTTACTAGCGGGGATGGATTTTCTTCTTTGTGTGACAAGATGTGGGAGCTTGAAGATGAGAGAGCTAACTACTATGATTTCTTGCAATCTGAACTCTTCCTAGGGGGGGGGGGAATATAA